The sequence GTGGGTCAACTGGATCGCAAAAGTTTCGCAAGCTGCTCATCGTGCTCGATCAATTTGAATCCTGGGCACACGTCGCGACTCTCGATGAACGTCTTGATTTAGCCGAAGCATTGCGGCAATGCGACGGGATACAAATCCGCGCATTGATCATCACCCGCATCGACTACTGGATCGGAACGCAAGAACTGCTTCGTTGGCTGGAGGTGCCAATGCAGGAAGGGCGAAACGTCGCCTCAGTCGATCTTCTGAACACATCGGAAGCAGAACGTATCCTCGAAGTGATTGGCCGTGAACAGAGAACCCTGCCAGAGGACGGCCAACTGTCCAAAGAACAGAAACTATTTTTGACTCAGGCTGTGAACGAATTGGCCAATGACGGAAAAGTCATATGCGTTCACTTGGTCATGTTCGCGGAAATGGTGCGACGCACGAACTGGACGCCGCGTTCGTTGCGCGAGAGCGGAGGGGTCTCAGGTGCGTGCAGTCTCTTTTTCCAAGAATTATTTGAGAAGGACAGTGGACACTCACCGGAATACCGCCGCATCGCACCGGTGGTCCCTGCGATCCTAGCCAAACTCACGCCGGTCGAATCGGATAACGCTGTCAATGTCAGCGAAACAGCAACCTCGATTCGCCAAGCAGCCGAAGAATCCGGGTATCCACATTTGGTCAACGACGCTCTGCGTCTGCTCAGCGAAGATCTTCGCATTATCAGTGTTGTTGGTCCCGACGTGATTCGTTCCGACCAGGACAGACCGGAGGGCAACAGTCACGAGGTGCGATATCGGCTGGCTCACGATTTCCTCGTCGAACCGGTTATCACATTCCTAATCCGTGTTCGTAAAAATTCGTGGCGAAACCGAACGATGACGCGACTGGTCGAGATGAGCGAGACGTGGTCACGACGTCCTAAGCCAGTGCACCTGCCAAATTTCACCGACTACCTAATCCTCTCGTTTGGGACGGTCTTCCAAAGACGCTCTCCGACGGACGCACGATTCCTGCGTGCGGCAACGCGATTGCACGCAGGACGAATCTCCGTCGGCGCGATCAGTTTGTTGGGACTTATTTTTCTATCGGTGGTGACGTGGTACCAGTGGAATGCGGCCCGCCAGTATCGTCAGTCACAATTGAACGCAGAAGTCGCTCGATTATTGGAAAGCCGATCTGCGGACGACTTCAGCACACAGGCAGAGCGTTTATCTCAGTTCGGAATCGATGCTCTCAACCAAGTCGGCGCATGGCAAATCTCAACCGACGATCGTATCAAACTTCTGGCGTTGCTCTTTGAACAACACATCAAGCAAGAATCGTTTGTGGGTATTGCTCCATTAATTTTGGAAGCCCCATCAAGCCTGTTCGATTCCGTACTGTCGGTCGCGAAAAAGACCCCCGACGCGTCACAATGGTTGCGCAGCGTTGCGACTGCAGGAGAAGAGTCACAGGATGGAGCCGAGCTTGACAGCCAAGAAATTCCGCCGCAAGAATTGCGTGACCGAGCCGCGATTCTTCTTGCCTACCTGGGTGATCGCCAGCCCTTGCTAAAAAGGCTGAGCGCTTCAAAAGATCGAGTTCGTGACGAAGCGTTTATTAGCACTACGATGACATGGCGTGGTCATCCAGACCTTTGGGCAGATATTGTCAGCAACAACAATGACGCAATTATCCGCTACTACGCCGGGACAATCTTGGGCGGATACCCCAAAGACCAGCTATTGCTTGACGGAATTGATTTCGACTTCAATGCGCTGGTCAATTCAAAAGATGCGAGTGTCTCTAGCATCGCGCGTTTCCTGGCAAAGCATCTCGGCAAAGATCCGCTGGCATATCCGTTGGCACCTCCAAACGATGCCAACTGGATTGTCGGCCCTGGCAATATTCCGATGGCAATATTCGAACCGACTAAATTCGAAACGACCGTCATGTTAGCTGCCGAACGACGAGAACCAGCCAAAATCAACACCTATGAAGTAACAAAACCGTTTTTGGTCGCGACGATACCGGTCCCTCAATTCCTTTACGAAGATTTTGCGGATGACCTGTCCGCACAGGGATCCGATTTTGATACCGACCGCAAACTAGAACGTTGGGAACTGCCGACCTATTTGACCGACAATCCCAATCAGCCTGCCGTTGCGGCTACGCTCTCGCAAACGTTTCGGTTCTGCAATTGGCTTAGCGAGCGAGAAGGCCTAACGCCCTGTTTTACACCCAAAGAGGTGGAGCCGGTTGCCGACCCTAAAAAAGAAATCCCGCCGATACCTTGGACTTACGATTCGAATGCCAACGGTTACCGCGTTCTCACGGATGATGAGTTTTGGCTTGTCGCGACAAATGGTTATCTCACGACAAACTCTGCACTCGCTGTTGAGATCGCTGGTCTGAACACCAAACAAATTCGACAGCGGTACCCAAGAGAACTTTTCGCATTGATTCCAAATCGCGCGGGCTTATTTCTGTTTGATCGATATTGTGGTACCTGGATTACCGGACACCCACTGATCACAGGGTACAACATCGCGAGCTTCGGACCGGCACCCGGATTCTCGCAAAACTATGGGGTACCGGTAGGCGGCATTTACCTTTGTCGCACAGCAACGCAGTAGCATGAAGCCTTTGTTCTACATCAATCACAGTAGCCGTAGACACAGCACCGATAGCATTTGTATTGGCATGGCCAGTCGTCTTCTTCACACCCACAAAATTCGGTGTCATATTCACAGCCCGTCAGTGGATTACAAGCAGGAAAGTAGAACAATCCGCACTTGAAATTTCCTGTGCAATAGTTCCAGCGAAGTGCGGCTGCGTATCGACACCACTTTATCGATTCTGGATCTCCAGCATGCCTCGTAGCACAACAAGCGACATCAAGCCCGTACTGTGCTGCGCAAAAAGACCGAGGAGATCCGGGGGGCAGGCCTGGACCGTTGAAACATAATTCGGATGAGAGAACTGGGTCCGGCGCCATGCCACAACCACATCCGGCATCTACCGATGCACTTACCGCAGAACACGCCGCGGCAGCGTTGTTAGTGCAAGCGGGCGCACTGCAGACATCGGCACTACAAACATCGGTACAAGGAGTACAAACTTTTTGACAATGGCGTTTTCCGAACAGCCGTTTTAATAATCCGCCGGCTTCGACTTGCGAACTAGATGCAAGCGTCGCGATCACAATCAAGACAAGAGTACTTTTCCGCATCATCTTGGAGCATTCCTTTAGAATCGGGGGCAACTACCTTTGATTGTCCGCCAACGCAATTCGGCACAGCGAACTCACGCCTTTATCATTCGTTGCGACTAGGGCCATCGTCAATAGTCAGGTATACGACAGCCCCTCCACAGCCATCTTTTATTCGATTAGTCGACCAGTTCACTCGTTTTCCGGTGCCAAACAAGTCACCGCATGGCGTTGCCAAGCCAGATTCGGGAGCTTAACGTGATCCTATGCGATACGCGGAACTGCACTGTAAAAGCAACTTTTCATTCCTCTGTGGGGCGTCTCATCCGGACGAACTTGTCAACAGAGCGATCGAACTTGGATACGACGCGCTAGCGCTGACTGACAACGAAACGCTCGCTGGCGTCGTCCGCGGATTCGGCGCGGCTCGCGATGCGAATTTCCACTACATCGTTGGTTCTGAAATCCACCCAATCGATGCGCCATCCATGGTGCTTTGGCCAACCGATCGCCAGGCCTATGGAAGGCTTTGCCAGTTGATTTCCCGCGGTCGTCTGCGTAGTGAGAAAGGTGCTTGTGAAATTCGCTGGTCGGACGTTCTTGAATTTAATCAAGGGATGGTGGCTGGCGCAATCCATCACACCGATCCCAACCAAGCCTCTTCGAAGCCGGAGCTTTCAGCTGAGTTTTTACGCGGCCCCTTTCGAGAAGCATTCAAAGACTCTGCTTACCTGCTTTGTTCATTGCACTTAGGGCCCGACGACAGAGCTACCTCGCAACGCTTTCATCAACTATCGATTCAGTCCGGGGTGCCTTGTGTCGCGTCGGGAAACGTGCACTATCACCTAGCCGAACGGATGCTATTGCACGATTGCGTGACAGCGATCCGAAACGGAACCACGATCGACCAGGTCCACGCTGAACGTTTTGCAAATAGCCAGTATCACATGCGATCGATCGACGAGATTGCATTTCTCTTTCGCGACATGCCCGGGGCGATCGAACGCACGATCGAAATTGCACAACGCTGTCGATTTAGTCTTGGTGAACTCCGCTACGAATACCCTGAGGAAATCGCACCGCCAGGGATGTCGCTGATCGAACATCTGAAGCGACTGACTTGGGAAGGTGCACAGCAGCGATGGCCGGCTGGTGTGCCATCACATGTGATCGATCTACTGCGACACGAAATGGAACTGATCGAAGAGCTTCACTACGAAGCCTACTTTTTGACGGTCTGGGACATGGTTCGATTTGCCCGCAGCCGAGGAATCCTTTGCCAAGGACGCGGTAGCGCGGCTAATTCCACCGTTTGTTACTGCCTCGGAATCACCAGCGTCGATCCCTCGCAAAATGATTTGCTGTTCGAACGTTTTATCAGTCGAGAGCGAAATGAAGCTCCTGATATCGATGTCGATTTCGAACACCAACGTCGTGAAGAAGTTCTTCAGTACCTTTACGAAAAATATGGTCGTGACCGCGCAGGAATGACCGCAACGGTCACCAGTTACCGAGGCAAGAGTGCGATTCGAGAAGTCGGAAAAGCCCTTGGCCTGTCCGCTGACATGATTGATTCGCTTTCCAAAATGGCTGGCGACTATCGCGGCACGGAAGAAAAAATTCCTGCGGGCCTCGATGCCTGTGGGCTGGATGTTCATTCTGAAATCGGAACCAGATTTACATACCTGGTCAAAAACCTGATGGGGTTCCCTCGTCACCTTTCGCAGCATGTTGGCGGAATGGTGATGTCTGCCGGAAAACTTTGTGAACTCTGCCCGATCGAAAACGCGGCGATGGAAGGTCGCACGGTCATCCAGTGGGACAAAGATGATCTCGACGAACTCGGGATTTTGAAAGTCGACGTGCTGTCGCTGGGAATGCTCTCCGCGATCCGGCGATGCTTTGAACTGGTCGAACGACATCACAAAAAAAAATGGTCTTTGTCAACAATCCCGCATGGCGATCGGCAAACCTACGACATGATTTGCAAAGCCGACACGATGGGCGTCTTTCAAATTGAAAGCCGCGCCCAAATGAGCATGTTGCCGCGTCTAAGACCGCGTTGTTTCTACGACTTAGTTGTTGAAGTCGCGATCGTCCGCCCAGGACCGATCCAAGGGGACATGGTGCATCCGTTTTTGAAAGCACGTGAGAACCCATCTGCGGTTCAATATCCAAACGAAGCAATCAAAGCCGTCCTGCAAAAAACGCTGGGAGTACCGATCTTTCAAGAACAGGCGATGCGACTTGCCGTCGTCGCCGCAGGATTTACCCCCGGTGAAGCCGACCAACTTCGTCGCGCGATGGCAGCATGGCGACGCCCAGGTGTGATTGATAAGTTCCGTATCAAACTGCTCGACGGAATGAAACAGAACGGGCTGACCGGAAAATTTGCCGATCAAGTGTTCAACCAGATCCGTGGCTTCGGTGAATATGGATTTCCCGAATCACACGCGGCGAGCTTTGCGCTGCTGGTCTACGTGTCTTGTTTTCTAAAGCGACATTACCCAGCCGCATTCTGCTGCTCGTTGCTAAACAGTCAACCGATGGGTTTCTACGCGCCGGCTCAGTTGGTCGCTGACGCACAAAAACACGGCGTCGAAGTGCTTCCGGTTGATGTCAACGAAAGCGAGTTCGAATCGACTTTGCAATTCACATCGTCC comes from Stieleria sp. JC731 and encodes:
- a CDS encoding serine/threonine-protein kinase, with translation MPPSDSQQPSETPDDRIRENESRTTISHHSERTGPENREQSLSFPAEDPGSTNVLNLSSVQDDAPLSVGQVVLDRYVIKERLGRGGFGTVFSAHDRNLNRMVAIKQARSLRSFVRGQVREEARKIASLNHPNIVQIYDLVEQGDNACLIVMEYLEGTSLSRYLKNNSITIAQAVHLGIGICDALIHAHTKQLVHSDLKPANLHLCPGDQIKLLDFGLAVAHFPNQGTRIGGTPGYMSPEQIRGESHLIDGRTDIWAFGVVLYQLLTGARPFSSNDDATTNARTLFKLAPPPQQLNPDIDNELQRIVLKCLEPLITSRYLSAVQVREDLLHWSEKADPQFPASTEAPVEIPMPVASVPSSVRLSRRGLQPFSESDAQIYLSLIPGPRDRNNVPDSIRFWNRWIMSNDPQTDHPVGVLFGPSGSGKTSYVRAGLFSQLGPDVCRVYLECRPGDLGSRLTKAIESQIDAPADGSSLRDLLHQLRSGSTGSQKFRKLLIVLDQFESWAHVATLDERLDLAEALRQCDGIQIRALIITRIDYWIGTQELLRWLEVPMQEGRNVASVDLLNTSEAERILEVIGREQRTLPEDGQLSKEQKLFLTQAVNELANDGKVICVHLVMFAEMVRRTNWTPRSLRESGGVSGACSLFFQELFEKDSGHSPEYRRIAPVVPAILAKLTPVESDNAVNVSETATSIRQAAEESGYPHLVNDALRLLSEDLRIISVVGPDVIRSDQDRPEGNSHEVRYRLAHDFLVEPVITFLIRVRKNSWRNRTMTRLVEMSETWSRRPKPVHLPNFTDYLILSFGTVFQRRSPTDARFLRAATRLHAGRISVGAISLLGLIFLSVVTWYQWNAARQYRQSQLNAEVARLLESRSADDFSTQAERLSQFGIDALNQVGAWQISTDDRIKLLALLFEQHIKQESFVGIAPLILEAPSSLFDSVLSVAKKTPDASQWLRSVATAGEESQDGAELDSQEIPPQELRDRAAILLAYLGDRQPLLKRLSASKDRVRDEAFISTTMTWRGHPDLWADIVSNNNDAIIRYYAGTILGGYPKDQLLLDGIDFDFNALVNSKDASVSSIARFLAKHLGKDPLAYPLAPPNDANWIVGPGNIPMAIFEPTKFETTVMLAAERREPAKINTYEVTKPFLVATIPVPQFLYEDFADDLSAQGSDFDTDRKLERWELPTYLTDNPNQPAVAATLSQTFRFCNWLSEREGLTPCFTPKEVEPVADPKKEIPPIPWTYDSNANGYRVLTDDEFWLVATNGYLTTNSALAVEIAGLNTKQIRQRYPRELFALIPNRAGLFLFDRYCGTWITGHPLITGYNIASFGPAPGFSQNYGVPVGGIYLCRTATQ
- a CDS encoding error-prone DNA polymerase, translated to MRYAELHCKSNFSFLCGASHPDELVNRAIELGYDALALTDNETLAGVVRGFGAARDANFHYIVGSEIHPIDAPSMVLWPTDRQAYGRLCQLISRGRLRSEKGACEIRWSDVLEFNQGMVAGAIHHTDPNQASSKPELSAEFLRGPFREAFKDSAYLLCSLHLGPDDRATSQRFHQLSIQSGVPCVASGNVHYHLAERMLLHDCVTAIRNGTTIDQVHAERFANSQYHMRSIDEIAFLFRDMPGAIERTIEIAQRCRFSLGELRYEYPEEIAPPGMSLIEHLKRLTWEGAQQRWPAGVPSHVIDLLRHEMELIEELHYEAYFLTVWDMVRFARSRGILCQGRGSAANSTVCYCLGITSVDPSQNDLLFERFISRERNEAPDIDVDFEHQRREEVLQYLYEKYGRDRAGMTATVTSYRGKSAIREVGKALGLSADMIDSLSKMAGDYRGTEEKIPAGLDACGLDVHSEIGTRFTYLVKNLMGFPRHLSQHVGGMVMSAGKLCELCPIENAAMEGRTVIQWDKDDLDELGILKVDVLSLGMLSAIRRCFELVERHHKKKWSLSTIPHGDRQTYDMICKADTMGVFQIESRAQMSMLPRLRPRCFYDLVVEVAIVRPGPIQGDMVHPFLKARENPSAVQYPNEAIKAVLQKTLGVPIFQEQAMRLAVVAAGFTPGEADQLRRAMAAWRRPGVIDKFRIKLLDGMKQNGLTGKFADQVFNQIRGFGEYGFPESHAASFALLVYVSCFLKRHYPAAFCCSLLNSQPMGFYAPAQLVADAQKHGVEVLPVDVNESEFESTLQFTSSMSGPAIRLGLNTIRGLPTEDAIRLAQERLRGGPFRDVTDVTRRAKVGQAVVSQLADADAFKGLVGDRRAAIWQSLGQSEAPQDAPLLDSLDDDEELPDQLTAMSPLEEVYADYNTTGMSLKAHPISFARDELRQKRCVTASDLPRLRDGRHVRIAGLVTMRQRPGTAKGITFVTIEDETGSMNLVIFPKVWQAFFQVAKTSNAWLVDGKLENKQGVIHIIVGRLTDLSSEVEGLRLRSRDFH